The following are encoded together in the Pedobacter sp. D749 genome:
- a CDS encoding metallophosphoesterase — MQRQIAGFLIASLVLVLIDLYIYSAIKSFSFTYKKQFKTLFWFFSALIILDVFCNVFLELKEGVRTVLTVAILLSTVSKVFFILFVLIDDLRRTGLRLYNWLFNQQIKKRNSEHLEKKTAITRSAFLTKAGILAASVPLAALSKGMVSGAYDYQVKFQKLCLNNLPKAFAGLKIAQISDIHSGSFFYKNAVKGGIEMLLREKPDCVFFTGDLVNDFANEMRDYQDLFSRIKAPLGVFSILGNHDYGDYHFGPTNSLKKARNLADIKKTHGNMGWDLLLNENRILKINNEQLAIIGVENWGVGGFTRYGQMDLAVENTDDCPIKLLLSHDPSHWRAEVIPKYPQIDAMFSGHTHGMQLGVRTDDFQWSPIQYRYNEWAGLYKQDAQQLYVNVGYGFLGYPGRIGILPEITIFELASV, encoded by the coding sequence ATGCAGCGACAAATAGCCGGTTTTTTAATTGCTAGTTTAGTCTTGGTATTAATCGACCTTTACATATACTCTGCAATAAAATCGTTCAGTTTCACCTATAAAAAGCAATTCAAAACTCTATTTTGGTTTTTTTCGGCATTAATTATCCTTGATGTTTTCTGTAATGTGTTCCTTGAACTTAAGGAAGGGGTCAGGACCGTGCTGACTGTAGCCATTTTGCTTAGCACGGTTTCTAAAGTCTTTTTTATCCTGTTTGTTTTGATCGATGATCTGAGAAGAACAGGCCTAAGACTATATAACTGGTTATTCAATCAGCAAATAAAAAAAAGGAATTCTGAACATCTGGAAAAAAAAACAGCCATTACAAGGTCGGCGTTTTTGACTAAAGCCGGAATATTGGCAGCCTCCGTCCCCTTGGCCGCTTTAAGCAAAGGCATGGTTTCAGGGGCATACGACTATCAGGTTAAATTTCAAAAACTATGTTTAAATAATCTGCCAAAAGCATTTGCAGGATTAAAAATTGCACAGATCTCGGATATCCACTCGGGCAGTTTCTTCTATAAAAATGCGGTCAAAGGAGGGATTGAAATGCTGTTAAGGGAAAAACCTGACTGCGTTTTTTTTACCGGCGACCTGGTCAATGATTTTGCGAATGAAATGAGGGATTATCAGGACCTTTTCTCCAGGATAAAGGCGCCATTGGGTGTTTTTTCAATTCTTGGAAACCATGACTATGGAGATTATCATTTTGGCCCCACAAACTCGCTGAAAAAGGCCCGGAATCTAGCGGACATCAAAAAAACACACGGAAATATGGGCTGGGATCTACTGCTTAACGAAAACCGGATCTTGAAAATAAATAATGAGCAGCTGGCTATTATAGGGGTAGAAAATTGGGGTGTGGGTGGATTCACAAGGTATGGCCAAATGGATTTAGCAGTAGAAAATACAGATGACTGCCCTATTAAGTTACTCCTGTCCCATGATCCCTCTCACTGGAGAGCTGAAGTTATTCCGAAATATCCCCAGATCGACGCCATGTTTAGCGGACATACCCATGGGATGCAATTGGGGGTGAGGACCGACGATTTCCAATGGAGCCCCATTCAATACCGTTATAATGAGTGGGCAGGCCTCTATAAACAAGATGCCCAACAGCTTTACGTCAATGTTGGATATGGCTTTTTAGGGTATCCAGGCCGAATTGGGATTTTGCCGGAAATAACCATATTCGAGCTGGCGTCTGTATAG
- a CDS encoding serine hydrolase: protein MKFKLLIVSLLISKSIFSQTINIPKVDAYLKYIENNNLGIGSLSIFKEGKEIYSRDFGQKNLTGVVDHAEKKYQVGSVTKMVTAALVFKLVEAGKLSLDDKLSDFFPQVPNSKKITIKNMLGHTSGLGSYVVRNGEIWVTEKVTEKEIFDLIIQQGVSFEPGEKVAYSNSAYYLLAKIVEEKYGRPYHTLVNSEIARPLKLKSFASVKSHPKNVLKPFQFKENAWQQIKDIDFLNIIGVGDISSTPRDLNIFIENLFKYKIVSKESLGIMMPDASAETWGRGLARWDFDGTEFYGHGGDAIGSHAVVIHNIDGDVSISYNTNGERIHKEEFIKNIVSSMFDKPFKLPEIK, encoded by the coding sequence ATGAAATTCAAATTACTTATTGTATCGCTACTTATTTCGAAATCCATTTTTTCTCAGACCATCAATATTCCAAAGGTTGACGCTTACCTGAAGTATATCGAAAACAATAATTTAGGGATCGGAAGTTTATCAATATTTAAGGAGGGTAAAGAGATTTATAGCAGAGATTTTGGTCAGAAAAACCTTACTGGTGTTGTTGACCATGCCGAAAAGAAATACCAGGTGGGATCTGTCACTAAAATGGTCACTGCCGCTTTGGTTTTTAAGCTGGTAGAAGCAGGGAAATTAAGCCTGGATGACAAGCTATCAGATTTTTTTCCGCAAGTACCCAATTCAAAAAAAATAACCATTAAAAATATGTTAGGGCATACGAGTGGGCTTGGGAGTTATGTGGTCAGGAATGGTGAGATATGGGTAACTGAAAAAGTAACCGAAAAAGAGATTTTTGATCTGATCATCCAACAGGGCGTTAGTTTTGAGCCCGGAGAAAAGGTAGCGTATTCCAATAGTGCTTATTATCTTTTGGCAAAAATTGTTGAAGAAAAATATGGCAGGCCTTATCATACGCTAGTTAATAGCGAAATTGCACGGCCATTAAAGCTGAAAAGTTTTGCTTCAGTTAAATCCCATCCAAAGAATGTGTTAAAGCCTTTCCAATTTAAAGAAAACGCCTGGCAGCAAATTAAGGATATCGACTTTTTGAATATTATAGGAGTAGGCGATATTTCCTCCACTCCACGAGACCTTAATATCTTCATAGAAAATCTGTTTAAGTATAAAATCGTTAGTAAAGAGTCTTTGGGGATCATGATGCCTGATGCTTCAGCTGAAACCTGGGGTAGGGGCCTGGCCAGATGGGATTTTGACGGCACTGAATTTTATGGCCATGGTGGTGATGCAATCGGATCTCATGCGGTTGTTATACACAATATTGACGGTGATGTTTCAATTTCCTATAATACCAATGGTGAGCGGATCCATAAGGAAGAATTTATAAAAAACATCGTTTCCTCAATGTTTGATAAGCCATTCAAACTGCCCGAGATAAAATAA
- a CDS encoding carboxymuconolactone decarboxylase family protein produces the protein MKVISWKVGLLLVLFNLIIPKTKAQEMATLTKQEKSLAGISATTATGKLDLLKIQLIEGLDNGLTVNEIKETLTQLYAYCGFPRSLNAINTFSAVLADRKAKNMIDPEGEKIIQNTVEDKYEQGRKTLEQLTKTPQARPAPGFGEFAPRIDTFLKEHLFADVFASKVLDFRKRELVTISALAAMEGVESQLKSHISMGRNTGITDAELKELSVIIRKTVSTTQANTLLKSIDQPMLAVISPGMMIRISEIEIVPEHLEAYKAILKEEAAASIAKEQGVIAIFPMLQKQHPSQVRIVEIYADKAAYQAHLQTPHFQKYKTTTSKMVKELKLIDMERLDQETMKLIFRKLE, from the coding sequence ATGAAAGTGATCAGCTGGAAAGTTGGATTGCTATTGGTGCTGTTCAACCTCATCATTCCTAAAACGAAAGCACAAGAAATGGCAACATTAACTAAACAGGAAAAAAGCCTTGCTGGTATTTCTGCTACAACGGCAACCGGCAAGTTAGACTTACTTAAAATTCAATTAATTGAGGGATTGGACAACGGACTAACGGTTAATGAAATTAAGGAAACACTGACGCAATTGTATGCATACTGTGGTTTCCCAAGAAGTTTAAATGCCATCAATACTTTTTCTGCCGTTTTAGCCGATCGCAAGGCCAAAAATATGATTGATCCTGAAGGTGAAAAGATTATCCAAAATACCGTAGAGGATAAATATGAACAGGGGCGCAAAACTTTGGAACAATTAACCAAAACACCACAAGCCAGGCCCGCACCAGGTTTCGGCGAATTTGCCCCGCGTATCGATACTTTTTTAAAAGAACATTTATTCGCTGATGTTTTTGCAAGTAAAGTGCTCGATTTTCGCAAGAGAGAACTGGTTACCATTTCTGCACTGGCTGCTATGGAGGGTGTAGAAAGTCAGTTAAAATCCCATATCAGTATGGGCAGAAACACCGGAATTACAGATGCGGAACTGAAAGAACTGAGCGTTATTATCCGGAAAACGGTGAGTACGACCCAGGCGAACACCTTATTAAAGAGTATAGATCAACCTATGCTTGCCGTAATCAGCCCCGGTATGATGATCCGTATTTCTGAAATAGAAATAGTTCCTGAACATTTGGAAGCGTATAAGGCCATCTTAAAGGAAGAAGCAGCTGCATCTATAGCTAAAGAGCAGGGCGTGATTGCTATTTTTCCAATGCTGCAAAAACAACATCCTTCGCAAGTCAGGATTGTAGAGATTTATGCAGACAAAGCCGCTTATCAAGCGCATTTGCAAACACCTCACTTTCAGAAATATAAAACAACTACTTCAAAAATGGTGAAAGAATTAAAATTGATAGATATGGAGCGCCTGGATCAGGAAACCATGAAATTGATATTCCGGAAGTTGGAATAA